A single genomic interval of Anopheles marshallii chromosome 2, idAnoMarsDA_429_01, whole genome shotgun sequence harbors:
- the LOC128708933 gene encoding uncharacterized protein LOC128708933 yields the protein MSRNLCDETFPASLLIEFDELDDEIPISPELPKRHQPESLLRERTALSGGKGIATDKITDDRNGSRMVISGSSNTSSGHSSLSTEGENRSASSDRDTSRDISKRQPLAVGAGALLLLGDQRTDKSTLKSRKLRQPRSMESLLQNQGQAGRIKTASPLHAGTGLAMGGKGFGGGSTGNVSASSIGATAQQQQHYHRHRSKYGHVQSKVKQMIDEMKPPANRDRKTLVRHKSMPETSHDVELKDEEDETLEQENDVETLRSVVRELRLHMSSLEQQLSICRTNVFNELATLKCKNSALRIENDHLLEQERAREQRRQLLREQQTAGSCYGSQSSLCKASVGSTSTVGTQTSPSITGDHELQFEFLLASPQTFSRPALPPQTFSTTIEPESVGCEFSPDYEQLLPMLGRSANSSTFGAETRRRDIRRTPSIRSPTGRRSESGLAQDLLTSPTCHDCRRRKKKRKSRKQKLASLFCIRHHDETL from the exons ATGAGTCGCAATCTGTGCGACGAAACCTTCCCCGCCAGCTTGCTGATCGAGTTTGACGAGCTGGACGATGAAATTCCCATCAGTCCGGAACTTCCGAAACGTCATCAACCGGAAAGCTTGCTGCGGGAACGAACAGCGCTATCCGGTGGCAAAGGGATCGCAACCGATAAGATCACCG ATGATCGCAACGGGTCGCGCATGGTGATATCGGGTTCATCAAACACCTCCAGCGGTCATTCGTCACTGTCGACTGAAGGAGAAAACCGAAGTGCGTCGAGTGATCGCGATACGAGCCGCGATATAAGCAAACGGCAACCGTTGGCCGTAGGTGCCGGCGCGTTGCTGCTCCTTGGCGATCAACGCACAGACAAATCGACACTAAAGTCGCGAAAACTGCGTCAACCACGGTCCATGGAGAGTTTGCTCCAGAACCAAGGACAGGCGGGCCGAATAAAGACGGCGTCCCCTTTGCATGCCGGAACCGGTTTGGCAATGGGTGGCAAGGGTTTCGGGGGTGGAAGTACTGGTAATGTTAGTGCGAGTAGTATTGGTGCAAccgcacagcagcaacaacactaCCATCGTCACCGGTCAAAGTATGGGCATGTTCAGAGCAAGGTTAAGCAGATGATAGATGAAATGAAACCACCGGCCAACCGGGACCGGAAGACGCTCGTACGCCACAAATCGATGCCCGAAACGTCTCACGATGTCGAATTGAAAGACGAG GAGGATGAAACGCTCGAGCAGGAAAATGATGTCGAAACGCTCCGGTCTGTTGTGCGCGAATTGCGACTACACATGAGCAGCCTGGAACAACAGCTTAGCATTTGCCGTACGAACGTGTTCAACGAGCTGGCGACGCTGAAGTGCAAGAACAGTGCGTTGCGCATCGAGAACGATCATCTACTCGAACAGGAGCGAGCACGCGAGCAGCGCCGGCAGCTGCTACGCGAACAGCAAACGGCAGGCTCCTGCTACGGTAGCCAGTCGTCGCTCTGTAAGGCATCGGTCGGAAGCACCAGTACGGTTGGCACACAGACGAGCCCATCCATTACCGGGGATCATGAGTTGCAGTTTGAGTTTCTACTGGCCAGTCCGCAAACGTTTTCCCGTCCGGCATTACCACCACAAACATTCTCCACCACCATCGAGCCCGAATCGGTCGGGTGCGAATTTTCACCCGACTACGAACAGCTTTTGCCAATGCTCGGTCGCAGTGCTAATTCGTCCACATTTGGGGCCGAAACCCGTCGTCGCGATATACGACGCACGCCGTCGATCCGTTCACCGACTGGCCGGCGGTCCGAATCGGGTCTGGCACAGGATCTCCTAACCAGCCCAACGTGTCACGACTGTaggcgaaggaaaaagaagCGTAAATCGCGTAAGCAAAAGCTGGCCAGCTTGTTCTGCATTCGGCACCATGATGAGACGCTGTAG
- the LOC128719981 gene encoding equilibrative nucleoside transporter 4, with amino-acid sequence MMEATENGSSTSGGGGGGGSNGGGHTSSYEPLEGRRTFDTSDSPELDGGGPPKDRRRLVFFALMTAGVGFVLPYNSFIIAADYWQSRFPGQSVALDMSMTYIIVALATVLLNNVFLTLAPFRVRVAFGYAVSFTTLVFVALCEVAWHMFTAKTAYSVNLAAVSLVAMGCTIQQSSFYGFASMLPKQYTQAVMAGESLAGFLVSSNRVVTKLLIKSDRASTAIFFLTSTVYIAFSYVLHSITTHSPFVRYYMKACAKIVLRPDDDHTLSETLDGDISSTRYGVLTLDSSPPVHMPPGSTALSFSNPVYDLSNPTAGETVLETNMTNLSSTGDVTTRSITATTAPDVPNVAFKVEHVMTPDICSSGRLGSFRSGLESRWKVARAIYPYMACIAMAYCVTLSLYPGIESEIISCNLGTWMPVLLMFTFNASDVAGKLLAAVPYSWSRRQLILMSGLRALLVPLILLCCSPREQPVIAGEAAAFIFTAALGITNGLAGSLPMMLAPDKVSATLREVTGNMMTLSYNIGLTAGSLVGYVFDAMLGPQLPNPCPQYPFVPPKPNQPPGGIGINGSHPLAGSGGVSSTGTSTTVATLLTTLTVAVLRSTASNPLETSTISSMPSTVAATTASLTTLRSGVDVAGTTASSLPATSTASPTFDSAQLATVAATFLYNATSALLDPSSALD; translated from the exons ATGATGGAAGCGACGGAAAATGGGAGCAGCAccagcggtggtggtggtggtggtggaagtaATGGAGGCGGACACACCTCATCCTACGAACCGCTGGAAGGGCGCCGTACCTTCGACACTTCCGACAGTCCCGAGCTGGACGGTGGCGGTCCACCGAAGGATCGACGGCGACTTGTCTTTTTTGCCCTAATGACGGCCGGTGTCGGTTTTGTGCTTCCTTATAACAG CTTTATAATCGCCGCCGACTACTGGCAGTCACGGTTTCCCGGCCAATCGGTTGCACTGGACATGTCGATGACTTACATCATTGTCGCGCTGGCGACAGTGCTGCTGAACAACGTGTTTCTCACACTGGCACCCTTCCGGGTACGGGTAGCATTCG GTTACGCCGTTTCCTTCACAACGCTAGTGTTTGTCGCGCTGTGCGAGGTGGCTTGGCACATGTTCACCGCCAAAACGGCCTACTCAGTCAATCTGGCTGCCGTTTCGCTCGTCGCTATGGGATGCACTATCCAGCAGTCCAGCTTCTATGGGTTTGCGAGCATGCTGCCGAAACAGTACACCCAAGCGGTGATGGCTGGCGAAA GTTTGGCTGGATTTCTGGTATCTTCCAACCGGGTGGTTACGAAGCTGTTGATCAAGAGTGATCGTGCCTCGACCGCTATCTTCTTTCTCACCTCGACCGTGTACATTGCGTTCAGCTACGTGCTGCACTCGATCACGACACACTCACCGTTCGTCCGGTACTACATGAAGGCCTGTGCCAAAATCGTCCTGCGTCCGGACGATGATCACACACTG AGTGAAACGCTTGATGGAGACATATCGAGCACGCGGTACGGTGTGCTCACACTAGACTCAAGCCCACCCGTACATATGCCACCAGGATCCACGGCGTTAAGCTTTAG CAATCCGGTGTATGATCTATCGAATCCCACCGCCGGCGAGACGGTGCTTGAAACGAACATGACCAACCTGTCGTCGACCGGCGATGTAACGACGCGGTCCATCACGGCAACAACCGCACCGGACGTACCGAACGTCGCGTTCAAGGTGGAACACGTGATGACACCGGACATCTGCAGCTCCGGGCGACTGGGCAGTTTTCGGAGCGGGCTCGAATCACGCTGGAAAGTGGCACGGGCTATCTACCCGTACATGGCCTGCATTGCGATGGCGTACTGTGTAACGTTGTCGCTCTATCCCGGCATTGAATCGGAGATAATTTCGTGCAATCTCGGCACCTGGATGCCGGTACTGCTGATGTTTACGTTTAACGCTTCCGATGTGGCTGGGAAGCTGCTCGCCGCCGTACCGTACAGTTGGTCCCGCCGGCAGCTGATACTCATGTCCGGTTTGCGGGCACTGCTCGTTCCACTGATTCTGCTCTGCTGTTCACCGCGTGAACAACCGGTCATTGCGGGTGAAGCGGCTGCATTTATATTTACCGCGGCGCTAGGCATCACGAACGGGCTGGCGGGCAGTTTGCCAATGATGCTCGCACCGGACAAGGTGTCCGCGACGTTGCGTGAGGTGACCGGCAACATGATGACGCTGTCGTATAATATCGGTTTAACGGCCGGTTCGCTCGTTGGGTATGTGTTCGATGCCATGCTTGGACCGCAGCTTCCTAACCCCTGTCCGCAGTACCCATTCGTACCACCGAAACCAAATCAACCACCGGGCGGGATCGGTATTAACGGCAGCCATCCGCTGGCCGGTAGCGGAGGGGTTAGCAGCACcggcaccagcaccaccgTAGCAACGCTACTCACCACGCTGACGGTGGCCGTACTGCGCAGTACGGCTAGCAATCCGCTGGAGACGAGCACCATATCATCGATGCCCTCTACCGTTGCCGCCACTACCGCCAGCTTAACGACGCTCCGGAGCGGCGTGGACGTGGCCGGTACGACAGCATCCTCCCTGCCCGCTACGTCCACAGCATCTCCAACATTTGACAGTGCGCAGCTTGCAACGGTCGCTGCAACATTCCTCTACAACGCAACCAGCGCTCTGCTTGATCCCAGCTCAGCCCTAGACTAG
- the LOC128719872 gene encoding WW domain-binding protein 2, protein MSLNTAHANNGVLIHAAEGILIFSDHVTIEFTGHNNGAMKGGKQGRVYLTTHRVIYNSKSETDALRSFSMPFVSMREVEVEQPVFGANYIKGKVQAQQHGNWEGEAKFKIVFKHGGAIDFGQAMLRAASIAQRNAGNAPPPPYTPPGGEWYAAPPPAYTPNPYGYGWVPGAAVFPEQPQPNSIYMHDSPPPYPGIVPGGGGMQGPPGYSYPPPQQQQQFGGGYPHPPAMGGYPVQAGFATGPGAGYPNGNVAQGGYPQPGPSSGAMGFTAPPQPPPNSKEAEAAQSAYYDPNRPQTAYVPPPAYYEPPPSYSSLNKKEQ, encoded by the exons ATGTCGCTAAACACGGCACACGCCAATAACGGCGTACTGATACACGCCGCTGAAGG AATACTTATCTTCAGCGATCATGTGACGATTGAGTTCACGGGCCACAACAATGGTGCGATGAAGGGTGGCAAGCAGGGCCGTGTGTACCTAACGACGCACCGGGTCATCTACAACAGCAAGAGCGAAACCGATGCGCTCCGTTCCTTCAGCATGCCGTTCGTATCGATGCGTGAGGTCGAGGTGGAACAACCCGTCTTCGGGGCGAACTACATCAAGGGCAAGGTGCAGGCACAGCAGCACGGCAACTGGGAGGGTGAGGCGAAGTTCAAGATCGTGTTCAAGCACGGTGGTGCGATCGATTTTGGACAGGCGATGCTGAGGGCCGCCTCCATCGCACAACGGAACGCGGGCAACGCTCCGCCACCACCGTACACCCCGCCCGGCGGTGAATGGTATGCGGCCCCACCGCCCGCATACACCCCGAACCCGTACGGTTACGGGTGGGTGCCGGGTGCGGCCGTTTTCCCCGAACAGCCGCAACCCAACTCGATCTACATGCACGACAGCCCACCGCCGTACCCGGGGATCGtaccgggtggtggtgggatgCAGGGTCCACCCGGTTACAGTTACCCAccgccgcagcagcaacagcagtttGGCGGCGGCTATCCGCATCCACCGGCTATGGGCGGTTATCCGGTGCAGGCCGGGTTTGCTACCGGACCGGGTGCAGGGTACCCGAATGGGAACGTCGCACAAGGTGGTTATCCGCAACCGGGACCGTCGAGCGGTGCAATGGGCTTTACGGCACCTCCGCAACCACCGCCAA ACTCGAAGGAAGCGGAAGCAGCCCAAAGTGCATACTACGATCCGAACAGACCACAAACGGCGTACGTTCCACCTCCGGCATACTAC GAACCACCGCCAAGCTACAGCTCGCTCAACAAGAAGGAACAATGA
- the LOC128709406 gene encoding probable peroxisomal acyl-coenzyme A oxidase 1 encodes MPSNGGTINKDLRAERDKCTFNNEEFTLWWVGGETKLKEKRFREDFFLNDPELQEKVPLHFLSHKELYEESVRKATVAFRKVRKLQEMGQDGVDNYSALLGGLLGTGILKQGNPLTVHYVMFLPAILGHGTPEQQAEWFGRAWNCEVIGTYAQTELGHGTFLRGLETTATYDERTKEFVLHSPTLTAYKWWPGGLAHTANYCVVMAQLYSKGNCHGIQPFIVQLRDEETHMPLKGITIGEIGNKLGMNGVNNGFLGFDHVRIPRKNMLMKNAKLLEDGTFVKPPSQALTYGTMMFVRVVICRDMAAYLSKAVTIAVRYSAVRRQSHINPDQPEVQVIDHLTQQYKLFPAIAKSIIFKLTSDNLWEMYNQVTSELDKGDLERLPELHAIACCLKAVTTADAATGVEICRLACGGHGYMTCSNFYGTYGMVTAACTYEGENTVLLLQTARYLMKAWQQALRGQELVPTVQYLGRFLSSKNRRIEWDDSIGGIIRALQTVAAGKLRLAAEHIEQRQKSGATLEEATNQTSIELARTADAHCRAFLVQSGYEMIEKGCETVSPEVAKVLRAIYHLYAYDEALKALGDLLRFTTISESDINRLQVKLEAALAELRPNAVGIVDSFDIPDDVLGSPLGAYDGNVYERLYEEAKKSPLNQEPVNQSFHMYLKPFMKSSL; translated from the exons ATGCCTTCGAACGGTGGAACCATCAACAAAGACTTACGGGCGGAGCGGGACAAGTGTACGTTCAACAATGAAGAGTTTACCCTGTGGTGGGTCGGTGGAGAAACAAAGCTGAAAGAGAAGCGATTCCGAG AGGACTTCTTTCTCAATGATCCCGAGCTGCAGGAGAAAGTACCACTGCACTTCCTTTCCCACAAGGAGCTGTACGAGGAGTCGGTACGCAAGGCAACGGTTGCGTTCCGCAAGGTACGCAAGCTACAGGAAATGGGACAGGACGGAGTGGACAACTACTC tgCCTTGTTAGGCGGACTGCTTGGTACGGGAATCCTGAAACAGGGTAACCCACTAACGGTTCACTATGTGATGTTTCTGCCGGCTATCCTCGGCCATGGAACTCCGGAACAGCAGGCCGAGTGGTTTGGACGTGCCTGGAACTGTGAAGTGATTGGAACGTATGCGCAAACCGAACTCGGTCACGGTACGTTCCTGCGCGGACTGGAAACGACGGCTACGTACGACGAGCGTACGAAGGAGTTCGTGCTGCACAGCCCAACACTAACGGCGTACAAATGGTGGCCGGGAGGAT TGGCACATACGGCTAACTATTGCGTGGTAATGGCGCAACTGTATTCCAAAGGAAACTGTCACGGCATACAACCGTTCATCGTGCAACTCCGCGACGAAGAGACACATATGCCGCTGAAAGGCATCACGATCGGTGAGATCGGCAACAAGCTCGGCATGAACGGTGTTAACAATGGCTTCCTTGGGTTCGATCATGTGCGCATCCCGCGCAAGAACATGCTGATGAAGAACGCCAAACTGCTCGAGGACGGTACGTTCGTGAAGCCACCGTCGCAGGCACTCACCTACGGCACGATGATGTTCGTGCGCGTCGTGATATGTCGCGATATGGCGGCCTACCTATCGAAGGCGGTAACGATCGCGGTTCGCTATTCGGCCGTGCGCCGTCAGAGTCACATCAATCCGGA tcaACCGGAGGTGCAGGTGATCGATCACTTAACGCAACAGTACAAACTGTTCCCGGCCATTGCTAAGAGTATTATCTTCAAGCTAACCTCGGACAACCTGTGGGAGATGTACAATCAGGTGACGTCCGAGCTGGATAAGGGTGATCTTGAGCGTCTTCCGGAGTTGCATGCGATCGCCTGTTGTCTCAAGGCTGTAACGACGGCGGATGCCGCCACCGGCGTAGAAATTTGCCGTCTGGCATGCGGTGGCCATGGCTACATGACGTGCTCAAACTTTTACGGAACGTACGGCATGGTTACGGCCGCTTGTACGTACGAGGGTGAAAATACCGTCCTGCTGCTCCAGACCGCACG ATATTTGATGAAGGCTTGGCAACAGGCCCTTCGTGGACAGGAATTGGTACCAACCGTACAGTATCTGGGTCGGTTTCTGAGCAGCAAAAACCGGCGCATCGAATGGGACGACTCAATCGGTGGTATCATACGCGCCCTGCAAACTGTGGCCGCCGG CAAGTTGCGCCTAGCCGCAGAACATATTGAGCAGCGTCAGAAGAGCGGTGCCACGCTGGAGGAAGCAACTAATCAAACCTCGATCGAGCTGGCACGCACGGCCGACGCACACTGCCGTGCGTTCTTGGTGCAGTCCGGGTACGAGATGATCGAAAAGGGTTGCGAAACGGTCTCGCCCGAGGTGGCCAAGGTGCTGCGTGCAATTTACCATCTGTACGCGTACGACGAAGCACTTAAAGCGCTCGGAGACTTGTTACGG TTCACCACGATTTCCGAGAGCGACATTAACCGGCTGCAGGTTAAGCTGGAGGCGGCCCTTGCCGAGCTACGCCCGAATGCGGTCGGCATTGTCGATTCGTTCGACATCCCGGACGATGTGCTGGGATCGCCGCTCGGTGCCTACGATGGCAACGTTTACGAGCGGCTGTACGAGGAAGCTAAAAAGAGCCCTCTGAATCAG GAACCCGTCAATCAATCATTCCACATGTATTTGAAACCGTTCATGAAGTCAAGCCTGTAG
- the LOC128710021 gene encoding probable peroxisomal acyl-coenzyme A oxidase 1, giving the protein MPASTVNKDLAAERDKGSFDKDEFTLWWVGGKEKLKEKQDLETFLANDPDFHNETPIHFLSHKELYEETIRQATAIFRKVRKFHEDRGNGDPSNYMQNLSGLLGNGIIRQGNPLGIHFAMFIPALLGHGSPEQQAEWLPRALRCQMLGTYAQTELGHGTFLRGLETTATYDERTQEYVLESPTLSSYKWWPGGLAHTVNYCVVMAQLFSQGKCHGIQPFIVQLRDEETHMPMKGIIIGEIGNKLGMNGVNNGYLGFEKVRIPRKNMLMKNAKLLADGTFVKPPSQALTYGTMMFVRVIIVRDTAFHLAKVATIAVRYSCVRRQSHINPDQPEVQVIDHLTQQYKLFPAVARSIVFKLTSDNLWDMYNQVTSELDQGNLERLPELHAIACCLKAVTTADAAKAVETLRMACGGHGYMTCANFYNTYGFVTAACTYEGENTVLLLQTARYLIKVWNQALKGQPLGPTVQYLNSFIQNRNNRHPWLDTVPGIVKALQTVAAGKLRLANEHIEQRKKAGYTHEEAVNLTSLELAHAAEAHCRAFLVQSGYEMIEKLCQKVSPALAKVMRTIGELYAYNEALDSIGSLVRFTSISESDINRLQAKLETALLAIRPNAVNLVDGFAIPDVLLGSPLGAYDGNVYERLYEEAQKSPLNKEPVNKSFHLYLKPFMRSSL; this is encoded by the exons ATGCCGGCATCCACGGTGAACAAGGATCTAGCGGCCGAACGGGATAAGGGTAGCTTCGACAAGGACGAATTCACCCTCTGGTGGGTTGGTGGCAAGGAAAAGCTGAAGGAAAAGCAAGATCTAG AAACGTTTCTCGCGAACGATCCGGACTTTCATAACGAAACACCGATCCACTTCCTTTCCCATAAGGAGCTGTACGAGGAAACGATAAGACAAGCAACGGCCATTTTCCGCAAGGTGCGCAAATTCCATGAAGATCGTGGAAATGGTGATCCATCCAACTACAT gcAAAATCTCAGTGGACTGCTGGGCAATGGAATCATTCGGCAGGGCAATCCGTTGGGCATTCATTTTGCAATGTTTATCCCAGCTTTGCTCGGTCACGGTTCACCGGAACAGCAAGCCGAATGGTTACCCCGTGCCCTGCGATGCCAAATGCTGGGAACGTACGCACAAACCGAGCTCGGCCACGGTACGTTTTTGCGAGGGCTAGAAACGACTGCTACGTACGACGAGCGTACGCAAGAATATGTCCTGGAAAGTCCAACGCTGAGCTCGTACAAATGGTGGCCAGGAGGAT TGGCACACACGGTCAACTACTGCGTGGTGATGGCGCAACTCTTCTCCCAAGGGAAATGTCACGGCATTCAACCGTTCATCGTGCAACTGCGCGATGAGGAAACGCACATGCCAATGAAAGGCATCATAATCGGTGAAATCGGCAACAAGCTTGGCATGAACGGCGTTAACAATGGTTATTTGGGATTTGAAAAGGTACGCATCCCGCGCAAGAACATGCTGATGAAGAACGCCAAGTTGCTGGCGGACGGTACGTTCGTGAAGCCACCGTCGCAGGCACTCACCTACGGCACGATGATGTTCGTGCGTGTAATAATTGTGCGCGATACTGCCTTCCATCTGGCGAAGGTGGCCACAATAGCCGTACGGTATTCGTGCGTCCGTCGCCAAAGTCACATTAACCCGGA CCAACCGGAAGTGCAGGTGATCGATCACTTGACGCAACAGTACAAGCTGTTCCCGGCCGTTGCTAGAAGTATTGTATTTAAGCTCACCTCCGATAACCTGTGGGACATGTACAATCAGGTGACGTCCGAGTTGGATCAGGGTAACCTTGAGCGTCTTCCGGAATTGCATGCAATCGCCTGCTGTTTGAAGGCGGTCACCACGGCCGATGCAGCCAAAGCCGTAGAAACGCTTCGTATGGCCTGCGGTGGTCATGGATACATGACTTGTGCCAACTTCTACAATACGTACGGATTTGTAACAGCGGCATGTACGTATGAGGGCGAAAATACGGTTCTGTTGTTACAGACTGCCAG ATATCTTATCAAGGTCTGGAACCAGGCGCTCAAAGGACAACCGCTTGGACCAACGGTGCAATATTTAAACAGCTTCatccaaaaccgaaacaatcGCCATCCCTGGCTAGACACTGTTCCCGGCATTGTGAAGGCATTACAAACCGTGGCAGCTGG CAAACTTCGCCTCGCAAACGAGCATATTGAGCAGCGCAAAAAGGCTGGCTACACGCATGAGGAAGCGGTCAATCTTACATCTCTCGAGCTGGCACACGCCGCCGAAGCACACTGCCGTGCCTTTTTGGTACAGTCCGGGTACGAGATGATCGAAAAGCTCTGCCAAAAGGTTTCACCTGCACTAGCAAAGGTGATGCGCACGATCGGCGAACTGTACGCGTACAACGAGGCACTTGATTCGATTGGTAGTCTTGTCCGG TTCACGTCGATCAGCGAGAGTGACATTAACCGGCTGCAGGCAAAGCTGGAAACGGCACTATTGGCCATCCGACCGAATGCGGTCAACCTTGTTGATGGATTTGCTATACCGGACGTTTTGCTCGGTTCGCCACTTGGCGCTTACGATGGTAACGTTTACGAGCGTCTCTACGAAGAGGCACAAAAAAGTCCGCTGAATAAG GAACCGGTAAATAAATCGTTTCATCTGTACCTGAAACCATTCATGCGCTCGAGCTTGTAA
- the LOC128706904 gene encoding anaphase-promoting complex subunit 10, producing MSVKMGANVCPITEERSGTVREVGGQAVWSLSSCKPGFGVDQLRDNSMETYWQSDGQLPHLVNIQFHRKTTVSQIYIYSDYKLDESYTPSRISIRCGMHFNDLQEVEVVDLCEPSGWVCIPIKEYEDMPMCTFMIQIAVISNHQNGRDTHMRQIRIHSPTEGSQYPLEHHGKFSTLEFSQFRTIR from the exons ATGAGTGTTAAAATGGGAGCTAATGTGTGCCCGATTACCGAGGAACGGTCGGGCACAGTGCGCGAAGTTGGTGGTCAAGCCGTCTGGAGCCTTTCCTCGTGTAAACCAG GATTTGGCGTCGATCAGCTGCGGGACAATTCGATGGAAACGTACTGGCAATCGGACGGACAGTTACCGCATCTGGTTAACATTCAATTTCACCGAAAAACAACGGTTAGCCAGATTTACATCTACTCCGATTACAAACTGGACGAAAGTTACACACCGAGCCGGATATCGATCCGCTGTGGTATGCACTTTAACGATCTGCAGGAAGTGGAGGTGGTTGATCTCTGCGAACCATCCGGTTGGGTTTGCATACCGATCAAGGAGTATGAGGACATGCCTATGTGCACATTCATGATACAGATAGCGGTGATTAGCAATCATCAGAACGGTAGGGATACGCATATGCGCCAGATACGGATCCACTCGCCAACCGAAGGCTCACAGTACCCGCTGGAACATCACGGAAAGTTTAGCACGTTAGAATTTTCACAGTTTCGCACGATACGTTAG